A section of the Streptomyces sp. NBC_00178 genome encodes:
- a CDS encoding bifunctional glycosyltransferase/CDP-glycerol:glycerophosphate glycerophosphotransferase, which yields MSAPDFSCVVTAAACGQEALRGSVESVLGQSLRAVEVVVVLAPAASDEVRTAAGSLAGRSPDRVRVVEAASDSVAVLRNAGLDGARGTYVLVLDAGECLQQHACRNLLEAGTGTGADLVAGRWSRLTEDGTKEREPSWQQQLFADSRTVRRFTDAPELAVHDALVSGFCVRRAALERHALRYSEDLTRSGVLFGPLAASVVGRIALVRRRIVSGRALPDDGRDLAGLVEAHRRVCHVLVAQGLSELREERDRAFLRDRLVPLVRTFPQRPAAERAGIAATASRVLPDCVPDAALLTLPPVERVGVRLLQHGDADGVLGAAYALRRRGTVVSPLRTGEDGRVHWDDGTDPALDVTGLGHQYRVFGELKLMNRLTRYQADGRAVQLRGRIVLPGHTGPDPDGTLGAHLEFRVRDGSRAFRVPVDDLRADATGIDWSARFDLTGAVRPLGPRDTVWDARMVVEDGRTRSVSDLFAAHDLVGPDDRSPARPRLGGLTGDTWQPYVTTRDHLALRLESRGRPARTARRLVHYATHFRPARRVKLLVRALGRRRDRLHARGLKVSVYRSWFLRLPVRRGSVVFESHMGSCYGDSPRAVHEEVRARGLRLRCVWAYADTPEGFPADARLVRRWSWRYLWALARAEYWVDNQGFPQNLDKPRGTTYLQTWHGSAYKRMGFDETRVRMQNAPQRERLQQAVGRFDHFLVRSPHDERTLARAYRLPEETLLRTGYPRNDVLLAARARTEAEGRLPRPELAARLGLPDHRKVVLYAPTFRGGPGRRRRQRLLLDAARFAERFGDTYTLLVRAHYLEAASLPPCPPGSVVDVSDHHDVSELLALTDVLVTDYSSIMFDFALLDRPIVLFAPDLDAYAAERGSYFDLREKAPGPVAATEEELFTVLARLKSADTGFQDRRAAFATEFGAYDRGDAARTVVDTVFARHLAPSRTIRTGEDR from the coding sequence ATGAGCGCTCCCGACTTCAGCTGCGTCGTCACCGCCGCCGCGTGCGGACAGGAGGCGCTGCGCGGATCCGTGGAGTCCGTGCTGGGCCAGAGCCTGCGTGCCGTCGAGGTCGTCGTGGTCCTCGCCCCCGCCGCGTCCGACGAGGTGCGGACGGCGGCCGGGTCACTTGCCGGGCGGTCCCCCGACCGCGTCCGCGTCGTGGAGGCCGCGTCGGACTCCGTCGCGGTCCTGCGCAACGCCGGCCTGGACGGGGCGCGGGGCACGTACGTCCTCGTCCTCGACGCCGGCGAGTGCCTCCAGCAGCACGCCTGCCGCAACCTCCTGGAGGCCGGGACGGGCACCGGAGCCGACCTGGTCGCCGGGCGGTGGAGCCGGCTCACGGAGGACGGGACCAAGGAGCGCGAACCCTCCTGGCAGCAGCAGCTGTTCGCGGACTCCAGGACCGTCCGCCGGTTCACCGACGCACCCGAACTGGCCGTGCACGACGCCCTGGTGTCCGGGTTCTGCGTGCGCCGCGCCGCACTGGAGCGGCACGCCCTGCGCTACTCCGAGGACCTCACCCGCAGCGGCGTCCTCTTCGGGCCGCTGGCCGCGTCCGTGGTGGGCCGCATCGCACTCGTACGCCGCCGGATCGTGTCGGGCAGGGCCCTGCCCGACGACGGACGGGACCTCGCCGGGCTCGTGGAGGCACACCGGCGGGTGTGCCATGTCCTGGTGGCGCAGGGGCTGTCGGAGCTGCGCGAGGAGCGGGACCGCGCCTTCCTGCGGGACCGGTTGGTCCCCCTCGTGCGGACCTTCCCCCAGCGGCCAGCCGCCGAGCGGGCCGGGATCGCCGCCACGGCCTCCCGCGTGCTGCCGGACTGCGTCCCGGACGCGGCCCTCCTGACCCTGCCGCCCGTCGAACGCGTCGGCGTACGACTGCTCCAGCACGGTGACGCGGACGGGGTGCTGGGCGCGGCGTACGCCCTGCGCCGGCGGGGCACCGTGGTCTCGCCCCTCCGGACGGGCGAGGACGGGCGCGTGCACTGGGACGACGGGACCGACCCCGCGCTCGACGTCACCGGACTCGGCCACCAGTACCGCGTGTTCGGCGAGCTCAAGCTCATGAACCGGCTCACCCGCTACCAGGCGGACGGGCGGGCGGTCCAGCTGCGGGGGCGGATCGTCCTGCCCGGCCACACCGGCCCCGACCCGGACGGAACCCTGGGCGCCCACCTGGAGTTCCGGGTACGGGACGGCTCCCGCGCCTTCCGTGTCCCGGTGGACGACCTCAGGGCCGACGCCACCGGCATCGACTGGTCGGCCCGCTTCGACCTCACCGGCGCCGTCCGCCCGCTGGGTCCGCGCGACACGGTCTGGGACGCCCGGATGGTCGTGGAGGACGGCCGGACCCGCTCGGTCAGCGACCTCTTCGCCGCCCACGACCTCGTCGGCCCGGACGACCGGTCACCGGCCCGGCCCCGGCTCGGCGGGCTGACCGGCGACACCTGGCAGCCCTACGTCACCACCCGGGACCATCTGGCGCTCCGCCTGGAGTCCCGCGGCCGGCCCGCCCGCACGGCGCGACGGCTGGTCCACTACGCCACGCACTTCCGCCCCGCGCGCCGGGTCAAGCTCCTGGTGAGGGCGCTCGGCAGGCGCAGGGACCGGCTGCACGCCCGGGGCCTCAAGGTCTCCGTGTACCGCTCCTGGTTCCTGCGGCTTCCCGTGCGCAGGGGCAGCGTGGTGTTCGAGAGCCACATGGGCAGTTGCTACGGCGACAGCCCCCGCGCCGTCCACGAGGAGGTGCGGGCCCGCGGACTGCGGCTGCGCTGCGTGTGGGCGTACGCCGACACCCCCGAGGGCTTTCCGGCGGACGCCCGGCTGGTGCGCCGCTGGTCCTGGCGCTATCTGTGGGCCCTGGCCAGGGCGGAGTACTGGGTCGACAACCAGGGGTTCCCGCAGAACCTCGACAAGCCCCGGGGCACCACCTACCTGCAGACCTGGCACGGGTCGGCGTACAAGCGGATGGGTTTCGACGAGACGCGGGTGCGGATGCAGAACGCCCCGCAGCGCGAGCGCCTCCAGCAGGCGGTGGGCCGGTTCGACCACTTCCTTGTCCGCTCCCCGCACGACGAGCGCACCCTGGCGCGCGCCTACCGGCTGCCCGAGGAGACCCTGCTGCGCACGGGATACCCGCGCAACGACGTCCTCCTCGCGGCGCGGGCCCGGACCGAGGCCGAGGGGCGGCTGCCGCGCCCGGAGCTCGCGGCCCGGCTGGGCCTCCCCGACCACCGCAAGGTCGTGCTGTACGCCCCGACCTTCCGGGGCGGCCCCGGAAGGCGCAGGCGGCAGCGGCTCCTGCTGGACGCGGCGCGCTTCGCCGAGCGCTTCGGCGACACGTACACGCTGCTGGTGCGGGCCCACTACCTGGAGGCGGCGAGCCTGCCGCCCTGCCCGCCCGGGTCGGTCGTGGACGTCTCGGACCACCACGACGTCAGCGAACTCCTCGCGCTCACCGACGTACTGGTCACGGACTACTCGTCGATCATGTTCGACTTCGCGCTCCTGGACCGCCCGATCGTCCTGTTCGCCCCCGACCTCGACGCGTACGCCGCCGAGCGGGGCAGCTACTTCGACCTGCGGGAGAAGGCGCCGGGGCCGGTGGCGGCGACCGAGGAGGAGCTGTTCACCGTGCTGGCCCGCCTGAAGAGCGCGGACACCGGTTTCCAGGACCGGCGTGCCGCCTTCGCCACGGAGTTCGGTGCCTACGACCGGGGGGACGCGGCCCGGACGGTCGTCGACACCGTCTTCGCCCGGCACCTCGCCCCGTCCCGCACCATCCGTACCGGGGAGGACCGCTGA
- a CDS encoding bifunctional glycosyltransferase/CDP-glycerol:glycerophosphate glycerophosphotransferase, with the protein MAPRLTVVVPLYNVEDYLGACLGSLAGQTMADLEVVMVDDGSTDGSAGVAREYAAKDPRFRLVRQENAGLGAARNAGAGHAHPDAGFLAFVDSDDVVPPDAFARLLGELDASGSDFATGNVLRLRAGGALEQSPMFRKPMETSRRATHITRDWVLLGDRIACNKVFRRSFWDQHAFAFPTGVLYEDIAVVLPAYFLARSVDVVAAPVYHWRDRDGSITTRRAVARGIRDRVTAVSTVSRFLAGRGMAEAKRRYDEHALSGDLWLFIEALPDGDESYHEAFLTHANAFADTVDPAVLDALPLHLRVKWLLIRQRRTAELLALLAHESTDRDTFHVRGALRPRAVHPGIDAPLPRRVTALSGADLPVHAHLTEAVWREGLLHLKGYAYVRNAPGRSAGTGWLRSGRRVIPLRLRRSTTEEAAAGSGRSLHGYERSGFETVVDPRRLAGRRTARGARTLWKLESVVVGAGRPRRGPMRLLGNPAAPAVRYVDERTRVVPLLSGNKLELRAERIDAVLAGHRATEAGDAVRIAVRVLGRDTATALRIQEWRTKQTREFPLAPGVGEDGRGFFADVPLDAFPGTDGDWGVQLVGGARRLTVAARPETEAGRYPLAGGREVYAAANPSGDLVLTDRAVPPVVAGVSWTEDGGLLLEGTFPAVPERAVELVLRHSGHHEENTFAVEREGADFRTAVAPSAVEGPGGTLPLAEGRWYPFLRAPGETDPERYLPLRAVPQLHAGLPLHRDLRGRRFTLERRFHDRLCLSSGSALPVRDRGAFGQRRLRARYAAARGAGLLDTVLYSSFDGRQFSDSPRAVQEELARRDTGVEHLWVVRDQQAAVPAGVRAVALHSAEWHEALARSRWIVTNTHLPEWFERAEGQFVVQTWHGTPLKRIGRDLAGTAFADTAYMESMPRRAAQWSVLVSPNRFSTPVLRRAFGHTGEVMECGYPRNDLLYAADRAKTAAAVRQSLGVPHGKRVVLYAPTWREDRPRRSGLYGLDLQLDLAHARKALGDDHVLLVRRHYLVGGSIPEDDFVRDVSRHPDVAELMLVSDVLVTDYSSLMFDFAQTGRPMFFHTYDLEHYRDTLRGFCLDFEKLAPGPLLTASADVVEALRDPDAAGAGHREAYANFRASFCDLDDGTASARVVDRMLKGDRA; encoded by the coding sequence ATGGCACCCCGTCTCACCGTCGTCGTCCCGCTCTACAACGTCGAGGACTACCTCGGCGCCTGCCTCGGCTCACTCGCCGGGCAGACCATGGCCGACCTGGAAGTCGTCATGGTGGACGACGGTTCGACGGACGGCAGCGCCGGTGTGGCCCGGGAGTACGCGGCGAAGGATCCGCGCTTCCGTCTCGTCCGCCAGGAGAACGCCGGGCTCGGGGCCGCCCGCAACGCCGGGGCCGGCCACGCGCACCCGGACGCCGGGTTCCTGGCCTTCGTCGACAGCGACGACGTCGTCCCGCCGGACGCGTTCGCCCGGCTGCTGGGCGAACTCGACGCCTCCGGTTCGGACTTCGCCACCGGCAACGTGCTCAGGCTGCGCGCCGGCGGCGCGCTCGAACAGTCCCCGATGTTCCGCAAGCCCATGGAGACGTCCCGCCGGGCCACGCACATCACCCGGGACTGGGTCCTGCTCGGCGACCGCATCGCGTGCAACAAGGTGTTCCGCAGGTCGTTCTGGGACCAGCACGCCTTCGCCTTCCCCACGGGCGTCCTCTACGAGGACATCGCCGTCGTCCTCCCGGCGTACTTCCTGGCCCGGAGCGTCGACGTCGTCGCCGCGCCGGTCTACCACTGGCGGGACCGGGACGGCTCGATCACCACCCGCCGCGCCGTCGCCCGGGGCATCCGCGACCGGGTCACCGCGGTCTCCACCGTCAGCCGGTTCCTCGCCGGACGGGGCATGGCCGAGGCGAAGCGGCGCTACGACGAGCACGCGCTCTCCGGCGACCTGTGGCTGTTCATCGAGGCCCTGCCGGACGGCGACGAGAGCTACCACGAAGCCTTCCTCACCCACGCGAACGCCTTCGCCGACACGGTCGACCCGGCGGTCCTCGACGCGCTCCCGCTGCACCTGCGCGTCAAGTGGCTCCTCATCCGGCAGCGCAGGACGGCGGAACTGCTCGCCCTGCTGGCCCACGAGAGCACCGACCGCGACACCTTCCACGTCCGGGGCGCCCTGCGGCCGAGGGCCGTCCATCCGGGCATCGACGCCCCGCTCCCGCGCCGCGTCACCGCCCTGTCCGGGGCGGACCTCCCCGTGCACGCGCACCTCACCGAGGCCGTGTGGCGGGAGGGCCTGCTGCACCTCAAGGGGTACGCGTACGTGCGCAACGCCCCCGGCAGGTCGGCGGGGACCGGCTGGCTGAGGTCGGGACGCAGGGTGATCCCGCTGCGGCTGCGCCGGAGCACGACGGAGGAGGCGGCGGCCGGCTCCGGCCGCTCGCTGCACGGCTACGAGCGCTCCGGCTTCGAGACCGTCGTCGACCCGCGGCGCCTGGCGGGCAGGCGCACGGCCCGCGGGGCCCGCACCCTGTGGAAGCTGGAGTCCGTCGTCGTCGGCGCCGGCCGGCCGCGCCGGGGCCCCATGCGCCTGCTCGGCAATCCGGCGGCGCCCGCCGTGCGGTACGTCGACGAACGCACGCGGGTCGTCCCCCTGCTGTCCGGCAACAAGCTGGAGCTGCGCGCCGAGCGGATCGACGCCGTGCTCGCAGGGCACCGGGCGACGGAGGCCGGCGACGCGGTCCGCATCGCGGTGCGCGTGCTGGGCCGGGACACGGCGACGGCCCTGCGCATCCAGGAGTGGCGCACGAAGCAGACCCGGGAGTTCCCCCTGGCGCCGGGCGTGGGCGAGGACGGCCGCGGGTTCTTCGCGGACGTGCCGCTGGACGCCTTTCCCGGCACCGACGGGGACTGGGGCGTCCAGCTGGTCGGCGGGGCGCGCCGGCTGACGGTCGCCGCCCGCCCGGAGACGGAGGCGGGTCGCTACCCCCTGGCCGGCGGCCGCGAGGTGTACGCCGCGGCCAACCCCTCCGGCGACCTGGTCCTCACCGACCGGGCCGTCCCGCCCGTCGTCGCGGGCGTGTCCTGGACCGAGGACGGCGGTCTGCTCCTGGAAGGGACCTTCCCGGCCGTGCCGGAGCGCGCGGTGGAGCTGGTCCTGCGCCACAGCGGCCACCACGAGGAGAACACCTTCGCCGTGGAGCGCGAGGGGGCGGACTTCCGCACGGCGGTCGCGCCCTCGGCCGTCGAGGGCCCCGGCGGCACGCTGCCGCTGGCCGAGGGCCGGTGGTACCCCTTCCTGCGGGCGCCCGGCGAAACCGATCCCGAGCGGTACCTGCCGCTGCGGGCGGTGCCCCAGCTGCACGCCGGCCTGCCGCTCCACCGCGACCTGCGCGGCCGCCGCTTCACCCTGGAGCGGCGCTTCCACGACCGGCTCTGCCTGTCGTCGGGCAGTGCCCTGCCGGTGCGCGACCGGGGCGCGTTCGGGCAGCGGCGGCTGCGCGCCCGGTACGCGGCAGCGCGCGGTGCGGGACTGCTGGACACCGTCCTGTACTCCAGTTTCGACGGGCGCCAGTTCTCGGATTCGCCGCGCGCCGTCCAGGAGGAACTGGCCCGCCGTGACACCGGCGTCGAGCACCTCTGGGTGGTGCGGGACCAGCAGGCCGCCGTGCCGGCCGGGGTCCGCGCGGTCGCCCTGCACAGCGCCGAGTGGCACGAGGCGCTGGCCCGCAGCAGGTGGATCGTGACCAACACCCACCTGCCGGAGTGGTTCGAGCGGGCGGAGGGCCAGTTCGTCGTCCAGACCTGGCACGGCACCCCGCTCAAGCGCATCGGCCGCGACCTCGCGGGCACGGCGTTCGCGGACACCGCGTACATGGAGTCCATGCCCCGGAGGGCCGCGCAGTGGAGCGTCCTCGTCTCGCCCAACCGCTTCTCCACCCCGGTACTGCGCCGCGCGTTCGGGCACACCGGCGAGGTGATGGAGTGCGGCTACCCCCGCAACGACCTGCTGTACGCCGCCGACCGGGCGAAGACGGCCGCCGCCGTCCGTCAGTCGCTCGGTGTGCCGCACGGCAAGCGGGTCGTCCTGTACGCCCCGACCTGGCGCGAGGACCGGCCCAGGCGGAGCGGGCTGTACGGACTGGATCTCCAGCTGGACCTGGCGCACGCCCGGAAGGCCCTCGGTGACGATCACGTCCTGCTGGTGCGCCGCCACTACCTGGTCGGCGGCAGCATCCCCGAGGACGACTTCGTGCGGGACGTCTCGCGCCACCCCGACGTGGCGGAACTGATGCTGGTCAGCGACGTGCTGGTCACGGACTACTCGTCCCTGATGTTCGACTTCGCGCAGACGGGGCGCCCGATGTTCTTCCACACCTACGACCTGGAGCACTACCGCGACACCCTGCGCGGCTTCTGCCTCGACTTCGAGAAGCTGGCGCCCGGTCCCCTGCTCACCGCGTCGGCCGATGTCGTCGAGGCGCTGCGCGACCCGGACGCGGCGGGGGCCGGCCACCGCGAGGCGTACGCGAACTTCCGTGCGTCGTTCTGCGACCTCGACGACGGGACGGCGTCGGCACGGGTCGTGGACCGCATGCTGAAGGGGGACCGGGCATGA
- a CDS encoding TylF/MycF/NovP-related O-methyltransferase produces the protein MSRKTRVLSRPMAWRNAVNGVLQQLTGYQLRRATVPAPRSAPAAPAAAKPAPAKAPVKAAVKKPQFPADYDDEAKDIIRAVKPYTMTSPERLNAFVLATRHVVKHGIPGDIVECGVWRGGSMQACAKTLLSLGDTGRDLYLFDTYEGMTPPTAEDLRRDGRPAQELLDAQGKDRPIWAVASLEDVQAGFEQVPYPKDRIHYVQGKVEDTVPEQAPERISVLRLDTDWYASTKHELKHLYGRLVSGGVLLIDDYGYWQGSRQAVDEFLEETGEQLLLLRMDEGRIAVKP, from the coding sequence ATGAGCCGCAAAACGCGCGTACTGTCCCGCCCCATGGCTTGGCGCAACGCCGTCAACGGCGTCCTTCAGCAACTCACCGGATACCAGCTCAGGCGTGCGACCGTGCCCGCTCCCCGGTCCGCCCCCGCGGCCCCCGCCGCGGCGAAGCCGGCCCCGGCGAAGGCCCCCGTCAAGGCCGCCGTGAAGAAGCCGCAGTTCCCGGCGGACTACGACGACGAGGCGAAGGACATCATCCGCGCGGTCAAGCCGTACACGATGACCTCGCCGGAGCGGCTGAACGCCTTCGTCCTCGCGACGCGGCACGTCGTCAAGCACGGCATCCCCGGCGACATCGTCGAGTGCGGAGTGTGGCGCGGCGGTTCCATGCAGGCCTGCGCGAAGACGCTGCTGTCGCTGGGCGACACCGGCCGCGACCTCTACCTCTTCGACACCTACGAGGGCATGACCCCGCCCACCGCGGAGGACCTGCGGCGGGACGGCAGGCCCGCCCAGGAGCTGCTGGACGCCCAGGGCAAGGACCGGCCCATCTGGGCGGTGGCCTCACTGGAGGACGTACAGGCCGGCTTCGAACAGGTGCCCTACCCGAAGGACCGCATCCACTACGTGCAGGGCAAGGTCGAGGACACCGTCCCCGAGCAGGCGCCCGAGCGGATCTCCGTCCTGCGGCTCGACACCGACTGGTACGCCTCCACCAAGCACGAGCTGAAGCACCTGTACGGCCGGCTGGTGAGCGGCGGAGTCCTGCTGATCGACGACTACGGCTACTGGCAGGGATCGCGCCAGGCCGTGGACGAGTTCCTGGAGGAGACCGGCGAGCAGCTGCTCCTGCTGCGCATGGACGAGGGCCGGATCGCCGTCAAACCCTGA
- a CDS encoding methyltransferase domain-containing protein, with protein MHRSAYEQMRICVEEYLPRDRRHRVVDLGSRISGKQSRTHRGLLADHDIDYFGVDVLDGPNVDAVMKRPYRIPARSRSADVVLSGQAFEHIPFFWVSMMEIARVLKPGGHAFITAPSRGHAHDAQDCWRYYPDGFRAMAAYSGLELREAYTDFPPTRGIWHDYGSIDAKAAYWGDSVGVFRRPQRYRALTMFAVREAAVWWANRVGGVDRVPLPRPLDGRERCGRPDTRAVPSTTG; from the coding sequence ATGCACCGGTCCGCCTACGAGCAGATGCGGATCTGCGTCGAGGAGTACCTGCCCAGGGACCGCAGGCACCGTGTCGTGGACCTCGGCTCGCGGATCTCGGGGAAGCAGTCCCGCACCCACCGGGGGCTGCTCGCGGACCACGACATCGACTACTTCGGGGTCGACGTCCTCGACGGGCCCAACGTGGACGCGGTCATGAAGCGCCCCTACCGCATCCCCGCCCGCTCCCGCAGCGCCGACGTCGTCCTCTCCGGGCAGGCGTTCGAGCACATCCCGTTCTTCTGGGTGTCCATGATGGAGATCGCCCGGGTCCTCAAGCCCGGGGGCCACGCCTTCATCACCGCGCCGTCCCGCGGCCACGCCCACGACGCCCAGGACTGCTGGCGCTACTACCCGGACGGCTTCCGGGCGATGGCGGCGTACTCCGGCCTCGAACTCCGCGAGGCCTACACGGACTTCCCGCCCACCAGGGGGATCTGGCACGACTACGGGTCCATCGACGCGAAGGCGGCCTACTGGGGCGACTCCGTCGGCGTCTTCCGCAGGCCGCAGCGCTACCGCGCACTCACCATGTTCGCCGTGCGGGAGGCGGCGGTGTGGTGGGCGAACCGGGTCGGCGGGGTGGACCGGGTCCCGCTGCCCCGCCCGCTCGACGGCCGTGAGCGCTGCGGGCGGCCGGACACGCGTGCGGTCCCATCAACCACAGGTTGA
- a CDS encoding CDP-glycerol glycerophosphotransferase family protein codes for MLLSVVVSAHHAHGYLRAALDSVTAQEAPGGGPVELELIAVGSGDAAGAPELAVARECAARDPRLSVLTLDGPWDAGTARNAGAAAARGTYLLFLDGDDLLLPGAGAEIAARLTADRPDVLGVGHECVDWRGTPRPGPAIPAARGQVIRRAFRDDAGLRFTEGLYGDVVPVHRALFLAADAGTLARLDRVCVRHRPRRRGTPATTPGRAHFAVIDAHDRLAGATGGDPRAAAARTAHLTEVLGDRDRIAPADRAAFFRAAGLPGTYTAYRVRAAVGAARSRARAVLRAVHKSVRARLMRVLYRADLHRPLDPRLAVYAAYWNRGVACNPAAVYAKARELVPHIRGVWVVSSRHRDRMPPGVPYVIEGSRAYWRTMATATYLVNNSSFPGGFTKRRGQVYLQTHHGTPLKTMGLDQYPYPALTGGVDFGRIVAHTDQWDFSLSANPHSSEIWDRVYPSTYEQLPYGYPRNDVLCTATAERTAKARAELGIAPGATVLLYAPTHRDYRRGFVPLVDVARLARALGPGGVLLVRAHYFYGRSAGTEATERVVDVTGHPSVEELCVASDGLISDYSSLVFDYACLDRPVITYAPDWEAYRASRGTYVDLLSGRPGDTPGAVATTQDELFELLRTGAWRSPEATALRAAFRSRFCPYDDGRAAERVVRRIFPVGPA; via the coding sequence ATGCTCCTCAGTGTCGTCGTGTCCGCCCACCATGCCCACGGGTATCTGAGGGCCGCTCTGGACTCCGTGACCGCACAGGAGGCTCCCGGGGGCGGACCGGTGGAGCTGGAGCTGATCGCCGTGGGCTCCGGCGACGCGGCCGGTGCGCCGGAACTCGCCGTCGCCCGCGAGTGCGCGGCGCGCGACCCCCGCCTGAGCGTGCTCACGCTCGACGGCCCCTGGGACGCCGGCACCGCCCGCAACGCCGGTGCGGCGGCGGCCCGGGGGACGTACCTGCTCTTCCTGGACGGCGACGACCTGCTGCTCCCTGGTGCGGGCGCGGAGATCGCCGCACGGCTGACGGCGGACCGGCCGGACGTGCTGGGCGTGGGGCACGAGTGCGTCGACTGGCGGGGCACGCCGCGACCGGGCCCCGCGATTCCGGCCGCCCGCGGCCAGGTGATCCGCCGGGCCTTCCGGGACGACGCCGGACTCCGCTTCACCGAGGGCCTGTACGGCGATGTCGTGCCCGTCCACCGTGCCCTGTTCCTCGCCGCGGACGCGGGGACCCTGGCCCGGCTCGACCGGGTCTGCGTCCGCCACCGGCCGCGCCGCAGGGGCACACCCGCCACGACGCCGGGCCGCGCGCACTTCGCGGTGATCGACGCCCACGACCGGCTGGCCGGCGCGACCGGCGGCGACCCGCGGGCGGCCGCGGCGCGCACCGCGCACCTGACGGAGGTGCTCGGCGACCGGGACCGCATCGCCCCGGCCGACCGCGCCGCCTTCTTCCGCGCGGCCGGTCTGCCCGGCACGTACACCGCGTACCGCGTCCGGGCGGCCGTCGGTGCCGCGCGCAGCCGGGCGCGCGCCGTCCTGCGCGCCGTCCACAAGTCGGTACGCGCCCGGCTGATGCGGGTCCTCTACCGGGCCGACCTGCACCGCCCGCTGGATCCCCGCCTCGCCGTCTACGCGGCCTACTGGAACCGGGGTGTGGCGTGCAATCCCGCCGCCGTCTACGCCAAGGCCCGGGAACTTGTCCCGCACATCAGGGGCGTCTGGGTCGTCTCCTCCCGGCACCGGGACCGGATGCCGCCGGGCGTGCCGTACGTCATCGAGGGCTCGCGCGCCTACTGGCGGACCATGGCCACCGCGACGTACCTCGTCAACAACTCGAGTTTTCCGGGGGGCTTCACCAAACGCCGGGGCCAGGTCTACCTCCAGACCCACCACGGGACGCCGCTGAAGACGATGGGCCTGGACCAGTACCCGTATCCGGCGCTGACCGGGGGAGTCGACTTCGGGCGGATCGTGGCGCACACCGACCAGTGGGACTTCAGCCTCTCCGCCAACCCGCACAGCTCCGAGATCTGGGACCGGGTGTACCCCTCGACGTACGAGCAGCTGCCCTACGGCTATCCGCGCAACGACGTCCTGTGCACCGCCACGGCGGAACGGACGGCGAAGGCCCGGGCGGAGCTCGGCATCGCGCCCGGGGCGACCGTCCTGCTGTACGCGCCGACCCACCGGGACTACCGCAGGGGGTTCGTCCCGCTGGTGGACGTGGCGCGCCTGGCCCGCGCACTCGGCCCCGGCGGAGTGCTGCTGGTACGCGCCCACTACTTCTACGGGCGCTCGGCCGGGACGGAGGCGACGGAGCGGGTCGTCGACGTCACCGGGCATCCGAGCGTCGAGGAACTCTGCGTCGCCTCCGACGGGCTGATCAGCGACTACTCGTCCCTCGTGTTCGACTACGCGTGCCTGGACCGGCCGGTCATCACCTACGCGCCCGACTGGGAGGCGTACCGGGCATCGCGCGGAACCTACGTCGACCTGCTGTCCGGGCGGCCCGGGGACACACCCGGAGCGGTGGCCACCACCCAGGACGAGCTGTTCGAGCTCCTGCGCACCGGTGCCTGGCGTTCCCCGGAGGCGACGGCCCTGCGCGCCGCCTTCCGCAGCCGCTTCTGCCCGTACGACGACGGGAGGGCGGCGGAGCGGGTGGTGCGGCGGATCTTCCCGGTGGGCCCGGCCTGA